The Malus sylvestris chromosome 12, drMalSylv7.2, whole genome shotgun sequence genome contains a region encoding:
- the LOC126592627 gene encoding uncharacterized protein LOC126592627 translates to MTAFVPQSILTSQVFCSMHRVEYLVINEATIKALFSEGGSTQARFNNLSYLEMDIRSFSDELVPALVSLLRGMPNLCTLYVGYHSSRDTKSDASRFDVEHWKLQHLEFIHQTEEVTIALSSGSNGIEFARYILENAEKLEQMTIIHLPEQSDAVQKLNESKMMSKATVIFKEDS, encoded by the exons ATGACGGCTTTTGTACCCCAATCCATCTTAACATCTCAG GTTTTTTGCAGTATGCACAGGGTTGAATATCTTGTTATAAATGAAGCAACCATTAAG GCTTTGTTCAGCGAAGGAGGATCTACACAAGCTCGATTCAATAACCTTTCGTATTTGGAAATGGATATTCGGAGCTTTTCTGATGAGCTCGTTCCCGCATTGGTCTCTCTTTTAAGAGGAATGCCCAATTTGTGTACTTTATACGTAGGTTATCACTCAAGTCGTGACACCAAATCTGAT GCATCTAGGTTTGATGTAGAACACTGGAAGCTCCAACATCTGGAATTTATTCATCAAACTGAGGAGGTTACCATAGCGCTTTCCAGTGGGTCGAATGGGATTGAGTTTGCAAGGTATATACTCGAGAATGCCGAGAAGCTGGAGCAAATGACCATAATTCATTTACCCGAGCAATCTGATGCTGTACAGAAGCTAAATGAAAGTAAGATGATGTCCAAGGCCACAGTGATCTTCAAGGAAGACAGCTAg